From the genome of Scytonema hofmannii PCC 7110, one region includes:
- a CDS encoding nucleoside hydrolase: MRKLLIDTDTASDDAVAIMMAHSWTDVQVVAITIVNGNVSVEQGLKNALYTLETCKAITPVYVGCKKPILRKSNYAEWFHGKDGMGNMYYPDSHIKPKMSHATDAIIDLLKTYPDEITLVTLGPLTNIAIALSRAPEIASLVPRCVVMGGANTVGNVTPAAEYNIWVDPEAAKVVFHSGMPIEMVGWELSRYTAALTSTEIDMIEAFGTDKSLLAVNSNRFSFEASRKLQGAIGLTLADPVAMAVALDPTIVTRQGKYFVDIEITSDLTRGMTVIDELDVLHKEPNITVVREIDIPRWKEILYSCLRK; this comes from the coding sequence ATGCGTAAACTACTAATTGATACAGATACTGCTTCTGATGATGCTGTAGCAATTATGATGGCCCATTCTTGGACAGATGTACAAGTTGTTGCAATAACAATTGTTAATGGAAATGTGTCTGTTGAACAGGGTTTGAAAAATGCACTGTACACGTTAGAAACTTGTAAGGCTATTACACCTGTGTATGTTGGGTGTAAAAAACCAATTCTAAGAAAAAGTAATTATGCTGAATGGTTTCATGGCAAAGATGGCATGGGAAATATGTACTATCCCGATTCACATATCAAACCCAAAATGTCACATGCAACTGATGCAATCATAGATTTACTAAAAACTTATCCTGATGAAATTACCCTCGTCACCTTGGGGCCTCTTACAAATATTGCTATTGCATTAAGCCGTGCTCCTGAAATTGCTTCCCTAGTTCCTCGCTGTGTAGTAATGGGTGGTGCTAATACAGTTGGTAATGTTACACCTGCTGCTGAATACAATATTTGGGTAGATCCAGAAGCAGCAAAGGTCGTTTTTCATAGTGGAATGCCAATTGAAATGGTTGGTTGGGAACTCAGCCGATATACTGCCGCATTGACCTCTACTGAAATCGACATGATTGAGGCTTTCGGAACAGATAAATCGCTTTTAGCAGTGAATAGCAATCGATTTTCTTTTGAAGCTTCTAGAAAACTACAAGGAGCTATTGGATTAACACTAGCAGATCCAGTAGCGATGGCAGTTGCTCTTGATCCTACGATTGTAACCCGTCAAGGCAAATATTTTGTAGATATAGAAATAACAAGTGATCTAACTCGCGGTATGACAGTTATTGATGAATTAGATGTCCTTCATAAAGAACCAAACATAACTGTAGTTCGAGAAATTGACATACCAAGATGGAAAGAGATTTTATATAGTTGCTTAAGAAAATAG
- a CDS encoding DUF3370 family protein — MPVHRPKNKLPASVFLLILGFLITASLGFVTNTRFSSSKKGTSSEKALAQTPLKPAPEEIVQVGEVRSLPGKLDTVSVFNSNSPEWIKTEGILLSTFPTNRKKVSAAHLNFPFQGRFDLFAHHYTHTPKDLQTLYLGLILHNPSQKPVTVDVLQAASYLMQDAPFVTLINSTNQNQTVYLTLETPLKEDTLSKGGLRFRKPSLDFPFFRGTVRLRYIDDKGEQKTRYVHLWHRTGQILEPLIKLVMPSNSRRTVQIDLIYPPDSTPPQVLTVKTLDG, encoded by the coding sequence ATGCCAGTCCATCGACCCAAAAATAAATTACCTGCCTCAGTATTCCTACTTATATTAGGGTTTCTTATCACTGCTAGCCTTGGATTTGTCACAAACACGCGTTTCTCTTCTAGCAAAAAAGGAACAAGTTCAGAAAAAGCTCTTGCCCAAACTCCACTTAAACCAGCACCTGAAGAAATCGTCCAAGTTGGGGAAGTACGCTCTTTACCAGGCAAGCTAGATACAGTATCTGTCTTTAATAGCAATAGTCCTGAGTGGATCAAAACTGAAGGAATTTTACTCTCTACCTTTCCTACAAACAGAAAAAAAGTTTCAGCCGCACACTTAAACTTTCCTTTTCAGGGAAGATTTGACTTATTTGCCCATCACTACACCCACACTCCTAAAGATTTGCAAACGCTTTATTTGGGCTTGATTTTGCACAATCCAAGTCAAAAACCAGTGACAGTGGATGTTTTACAGGCAGCAAGTTACTTGATGCAAGATGCACCATTCGTCACTTTAATCAACTCCACCAATCAAAATCAAACTGTATACTTGACATTAGAAACCCCTTTGAAAGAAGACACTTTATCCAAAGGAGGTTTGCGGTTTCGTAAACCATCTTTAGATTTTCCTTTTTTCCGAGGTACGGTAAGGCTACGTTATATTGATGACAAAGGAGAACAAAAAACTCGTTACGTACATTTATGGCATAGAACTGGTCAGATATTAGAACCACTCATTAAGCTTGTAATGCCAAGCAATTCTCGTCGTACCGTGCAAATTGATTTGATTTACCCACCAGATTCAACACCACCACAAGTGTTAACCGTGAAAACTTTGGATGGTTAG